One genomic region from Buteo buteo chromosome 12, bButBut1.hap1.1, whole genome shotgun sequence encodes:
- the CALM2 gene encoding calmodulin-2: MADQLTEEQIAEFKEAFSLFDKDGDGTITTKELGTVMRSLGQNPTEAELQDMINEVDADGNGTIDFPEFLTMMARKMKDTDSEEEIREAFRVFDKDGNGYISAAELRHVMTNLGEKLTDEEVDEMIREADIDGDGQVNYEEFVQMMTAK; the protein is encoded by the exons ATG GCTGATCAGCTGACAGAAGAGCAGATTGCAG AATTCAAAGAAGCTTTTTCACTATTTGACAAGGATGGTGATGGTACTATAACTACAAAGGAGTTGGGGACAGTGATGAGATCGCTTGGTCAAAACCCCACAGAAGCAGAGCTACAGGATATGATCAATGAAGTAGATGCTGATG GCAATGGCACAATTGACTTTCCAGAGTTTCTGACAATGAtggcaagaaaaatgaaagatacaGATAGTGAAGAAGAAATCAGAGAAGCCTTCCGTGTGTTTGACAAG gaTGGTAATGGTTACATTAGTGCTGCAGAACTCCGTCATGTGATGACAAATCTTGGGGAGAAGCTAACAGATGAAGAAGTTGATGAAATGATTAGGGAAGCAGACATTGATGGTGATGGTCAAGTAAACTATGAAG AGTTTGTACAAATGATGACAGCGAAGTGA